A stretch of the Methanobrevibacter woesei genome encodes the following:
- a CDS encoding peptidase, whose protein sequence is MEDTYKFLEKIGITKTSESFASNKRFNDGGQYRLEVPGIQSPKVMKALLLEAIKRDITLHRVTQTKGIMLLEDNDIKEMVELARRYEVELFLSVGPRATYDTSATVHTKEGSRIGYRLRGIDNLVYAIEDVKRAVNLGVRGILLYDEGLLWALNKMREKSLIPKDVHFKMSAHTGHGNPASAKLLEENGLDSLNPVRDLQIPMIAAIRKAIDIPIDLHTENPKSTGGFIRHYEVPEIIKVAAPVYLKTGGSVAGTHNWDTTEKEAIARIKQVALVNKMIERYYPDAIPSPKASKDLAIPDY, encoded by the coding sequence ATGGAGGATACCTATAAATTTTTAGAAAAAATTGGGATAACTAAGACCTCTGAATCATTTGCATCTAATAAAAGATTTAATGATGGTGGTCAGTATCGTTTAGAAGTTCCAGGAATCCAATCTCCTAAAGTAATGAAAGCGTTACTTCTAGAAGCTATAAAAAGAGATATAACTCTACATAGAGTTACTCAAACTAAAGGGATAATGCTTTTAGAGGATAATGATATTAAAGAAATGGTGGAGTTGGCCAGGAGATATGAAGTTGAACTATTTTTATCTGTAGGTCCAAGAGCAACCTATGATACAAGCGCAACTGTCCATACCAAAGAAGGAAGCAGAATAGGATATAGGTTAAGAGGTATTGACAACCTTGTTTATGCAATAGAGGATGTAAAAAGAGCAGTTAACCTTGGTGTTCGTGGAATTTTACTTTATGATGAGGGTCTTTTATGGGCTTTAAATAAGATGAGGGAGAAATCATTAATACCAAAAGATGTTCATTTTAAGATGTCTGCACATACTGGGCATGGAAATCCGGCTTCTGCCAAATTATTGGAAGAAAATGGTTTGGACTCTTTAAATCCAGTAAGAGATTTACAGATTCCTATGATTGCAGCTATTAGGAAAGCTATTGATATTCCAATTGATCTGCATACTGAAAATCCAAAATCAACTGGTGGTTTTATCCGTCACTATGAAGTTCCTGAAATAATAAAGGTTGCAGCACCAGTGTATCTTAAGACTGGTGGTTCAGTAGCTGGAACTCATAATTGGGATACTACAGAAAAAGAAGCTATTGCACGTATAAAACAAGTCGCATTAGTAAATAAAATGATTGAAAGATATTATCCAGATGCAATACCTTCACCAAAAGCATCTAAAGACTTAGCAATACCAGATTACTGA
- a CDS encoding fumarate hydratase, whose protein sequence is MDIINEISNSIIKASTSFPEDRKRALKKAIGNEEDKNSKWVLKQIYENYEVASEKKLPLCDDTGIPHVIVEMGSERELSGQLISNIYEGIAEGLRNLPARPMAVKGSDNERVSQSAGLFDDAGKMAPAPFIIDTGKDLSTYQREINPDTLNLHFILEGGGPEIRGKTYRVFHKRSYINVLDTAIQWLSESLEKLGCTPSIPSIGIGRTHYEASSLLLKSVAYGNLDNQSEIENYVSGELNKLNIGPLGLGGKTTVLGSFINIGNQRASGVRIVSIRPACFVEPRVATVSL, encoded by the coding sequence ATGGATATTATTAATGAAATTTCTAATTCTATTATAAAAGCCAGCACTTCTTTTCCAGAGGATAGAAAAAGAGCTCTTAAGAAAGCTATTGGAAATGAAGAAGATAAAAACTCAAAATGGGTTTTAAAACAGATTTATGAAAACTATGAAGTAGCCAGTGAAAAGAAACTTCCTTTATGTGATGATACTGGAATTCCTCATGTAATTGTTGAAATGGGCTCTGAAAGAGAGCTATCTGGTCAGCTAATAAGCAATATTTATGAGGGAATAGCTGAAGGTCTTAGAAATCTTCCTGCAAGGCCTATGGCTGTTAAGGGAAGTGACAATGAAAGGGTATCTCAAAGTGCAGGGCTTTTTGATGATGCTGGAAAAATGGCTCCTGCACCATTTATTATTGATACTGGCAAGGACTTATCCACTTATCAAAGGGAAATAAATCCAGATACTTTAAATCTCCATTTCATTTTAGAAGGGGGAGGACCTGAAATCCGTGGTAAAACTTACAGGGTTTTTCATAAAAGATCTTACATTAATGTTTTAGATACTGCAATTCAATGGCTTTCTGAATCTTTGGAAAAATTGGGATGCACACCTTCAATTCCATCAATTGGTATAGGTAGAACACACTATGAAGCATCATCTTTACTTCTTAAATCTGTTGCATATGGAAACTTAGATAATCAGTCTGAAATTGAAAATTATGTTTCTGGTGAATTAAATAAGCTAAACATCGGACCTTTAGGTCTTGGAGGAAAAACAACTGTTTTAGGTTCTTTTATTAATATTGGAAACCAAAGAGCCAGTGGTGTTCGTATTGTATCTATTAGGCCAGCATGTTTTGTTGAGCCAAGAGTTGCAACAGTTTCATTATAA
- a CDS encoding tRNA(Ile)(2)-agmatinylcytidine synthase encodes MIIINILYVGIDDTDSPDGMCTTFLASEIISKLKDNGIELIDLPRLIRLNPFARHKTRGNGAVSFKIPLDEKTDLAKKIILDEVERLAMFDCDNTNPGVIFYDGEITHEMVDYSFRAIYSFITIDEAESFAESIGAEVHKFKKGRGIIGSLAAIALPLEDFTYELLAYRMAENYGTPRNIDYDSVYEMDKETFPDTFENIDYNEGYIAIEPKTPCPVLYGIRSNSLDSLKRAKEMVKVLEPMHSYCIYKTNQHTDMHIQKTESIASMKQYGCYEVVGTVKNTPKIIDGGHMFFYVYDESGEIECGAYEPTKNFRKTVSNLRPGDVLKLYGGIGEQNTFNIEKFQVLDLNNIKYENPICECGKRMTSAGKNKGFKCKKCGRKIKSSEKVPVEIPRALEVNKFYETPVSARRHLAKPLCRMDF; translated from the coding sequence GTGATTATAATTAATATTCTTTATGTAGGTATAGATGATACTGATTCTCCAGATGGTATGTGCACTACTTTTCTAGCTAGTGAAATTATCAGCAAATTAAAAGATAATGGCATTGAATTAATTGATCTTCCTCGTTTAATAAGACTTAATCCCTTTGCAAGACATAAAACAAGAGGAAATGGTGCTGTCAGTTTTAAAATCCCCTTGGATGAAAAAACAGATTTAGCTAAAAAGATTATTCTTGATGAAGTGGAAAGACTAGCTATGTTTGACTGTGATAATACTAACCCTGGAGTTATTTTCTATGATGGTGAAATAACTCATGAAATGGTTGATTATTCATTTAGGGCAATTTACTCTTTTATAACTATAGATGAAGCAGAAAGTTTTGCAGAAAGTATTGGGGCTGAAGTACACAAGTTCAAAAAGGGAAGGGGAATTATTGGATCACTTGCAGCTATTGCTCTTCCACTTGAAGATTTTACCTATGAACTTTTAGCCTATAGAATGGCTGAAAACTATGGAACACCAAGAAATATTGATTATGATTCAGTTTATGAAATGGATAAGGAAACATTTCCAGACACTTTTGAAAATATTGATTATAATGAAGGCTACATTGCCATTGAGCCTAAAACACCATGTCCTGTTTTATATGGAATCAGATCCAATAGCTTAGATTCACTTAAAAGGGCAAAGGAAATGGTCAAAGTACTGGAACCTATGCATAGCTATTGTATTTATAAAACTAATCAGCATACTGATATGCACATTCAAAAAACAGAGAGTATTGCTTCAATGAAACAGTATGGGTGCTATGAAGTAGTTGGAACAGTTAAAAACACACCTAAAATCATTGATGGTGGACATATGTTCTTTTATGTTTATGATGAATCTGGTGAGATTGAATGTGGTGCTTATGAGCCTACTAAAAACTTTAGAAAAACTGTTTCCAATTTAAGGCCAGGTGATGTATTAAAATTATATGGTGGTATTGGAGAGCAAAATACATTTAACATTGAGAAATTTCAGGTTCTTGATTTAAATAATATTAAATATGAAAATCCTATTTGTGAATGCGGTAAAAGAATGACTTCGGCAGGTAAAAATAAAGGTTTTAAATGTAAAAAATGTGGCCGTAAAATAAAATCCAGTGAAAAAGTTCCTGTTGAGATACCACGTGCTCTTGAAGTTAATAAATTCTATGAAACTCCAGTATCTGCAAGAAGACATCTTGCTAAACCATTATGTCGTATGGATTTTTAA
- a CDS encoding transcriptional regulator — MRNRNNMIQELESFLKSEGFETSNIYDHGSFDIVARKKLLILLLKTFKNIDSVNEKNAEEMKQLANIFLASPLIIGEKSRNGKLEEGVIYERYDIPTIGIETLKNIIRYKEFPEIIADRGGYFVKIDGNVLRQYRDEYSLSLKDLADLAHVSRATMYKYENGIVKANTETAMLLEEILNTKITIDIDILKPPENDDTIKYNKSGEETDYLSKLGYNVVPTNKSPFDAAAKIEESKKNSPLIANIEKNRNEKLLTKMAVPLKDLSLITSSEPVFIINNEKISESLGDIPVIKSWELKEFEKSSELLKLIKERKEN; from the coding sequence ATGCGCAACAGAAATAATATGATTCAAGAATTAGAGAGTTTTTTAAAATCAGAAGGTTTTGAAACATCTAATATTTATGATCACGGTTCATTTGACATTGTAGCCAGAAAAAAACTTCTAATTCTACTTTTAAAAACATTTAAAAATATTGATAGTGTTAATGAAAAAAATGCGGAAGAAATGAAACAGTTAGCTAATATTTTCTTAGCATCTCCTTTAATAATTGGTGAAAAATCCAGAAATGGAAAATTAGAAGAAGGAGTAATCTATGAGAGATATGATATTCCAACAATTGGAATTGAAACTCTTAAAAACATAATTAGATATAAAGAATTTCCAGAAATTATTGCAGACAGAGGAGGATACTTTGTAAAAATTGATGGAAATGTTTTAAGACAGTACAGAGATGAATATTCACTATCTCTAAAAGATTTAGCTGATTTAGCACATGTATCAAGAGCAACAATGTATAAATATGAAAATGGTATTGTAAAAGCAAATACTGAAACTGCAATGCTTCTTGAAGAGATTTTAAATACAAAAATTACCATTGACATAGATATTTTAAAACCTCCTGAAAATGATGATACAATAAAATACAATAAAAGTGGAGAGGAAACAGACTATCTCTCTAAATTAGGTTACAATGTTGTTCCTACAAATAAAAGTCCTTTTGATGCAGCTGCTAAAATTGAAGAAAGTAAAAAGAATTCTCCATTAATAGCTAACATTGAAAAAAATAGAAATGAAAAACTATTAACAAAGATGGCAGTTCCCCTAAAAGATTTATCATTAATAACATCTTCCGAACCTGTATTTATCATAAACAATGAGAAGATAAGTGAATCTCTTGGAGATATTCCTGTAATTAAATCATGGGAACTTAAAGAATTTGAAAAATCCTCAGAATTATTAAAATTAATCAAAGAAAGAAAAGAAAACTAA
- a CDS encoding MmgE/PrpD family protein yields the protein MFLNNISKFISAYQYGQASDETLIVAKAAFLDFIGVTLRGFKEKPSQYALMTMGEIFQGNLNFDLEASIIGKSDNKTDVLTAGLINGISAHSLELDDGHRTAQMHLGAIVFPTAIAIAEAYDLSGEEFLEAVIIGYEIGIMLGQIANPQHRDRGFHSTGTIGTFVAGAVASKLLKLDTDQIINVLGLCGTQAAGLLESDHSGSMGKVLHAGKAVYNGILSAFLAKNDFIGSESIIEGNEGFLNTMVYTNNSLTKNNHNLEKSLKELKEIKFRDIYFKKYPFCRHLHSAIDTTLKLRSTIGDEYLHIESITVKTYKTATEHNNYSPKNIEQLKQSLPYAVAISLVCGEVTVDKIDELIKYGLLDAHSEVTIVKHIKSLASRVVLVLDEKLNNLYPDKRPSNIVIKLDKSFRNGIFQNITLIPKGDYENPFELKELLEKFRVLNPDFDVNNLVIIDNLEKEQSMIKVIETLNGGL from the coding sequence ATGTTTTTAAATAATATTTCTAAGTTTATTTCGGCTTATCAGTATGGTCAGGCATCAGATGAAACATTAATTGTTGCTAAGGCTGCTTTTTTAGATTTTATAGGTGTTACTCTTAGAGGATTTAAAGAAAAACCATCACAATATGCTTTAATGACTATGGGTGAAATATTTCAGGGAAATCTTAATTTTGATTTAGAAGCATCAATTATTGGAAAATCTGACAATAAAACTGATGTATTAACTGCGGGTCTTATTAATGGTATTTCAGCACATAGTTTGGAGCTAGATGATGGCCATAGAACTGCTCAAATGCATTTGGGAGCAATTGTTTTTCCAACAGCTATTGCAATTGCAGAAGCTTATGATTTGTCTGGTGAAGAGTTTCTAGAAGCTGTGATTATTGGTTATGAAATTGGGATCATGTTAGGTCAAATTGCAAATCCTCAGCATAGGGATAGAGGTTTTCATTCAACTGGAACTATAGGTACATTTGTTGCAGGAGCTGTTGCATCTAAATTATTGAAACTTGATACTGACCAGATTATAAATGTTTTAGGATTATGCGGAACTCAAGCTGCAGGACTTCTAGAATCTGACCATAGTGGAAGTATGGGTAAAGTTTTGCATGCTGGAAAAGCAGTATATAATGGTATACTTTCAGCATTCTTAGCTAAAAATGATTTTATTGGAAGTGAATCAATTATTGAAGGTAATGAAGGATTTTTAAACACAATGGTTTATACAAATAATTCATTAACCAAAAATAATCATAATCTTGAAAAATCCCTAAAAGAGCTTAAAGAGATTAAATTTAGAGATATTTACTTTAAAAAATATCCATTTTGCCGCCACTTACATTCAGCTATTGATACAACCTTGAAGCTACGTTCAACAATTGGGGATGAATATTTACATATTGAAAGCATAACTGTTAAAACTTATAAAACAGCTACCGAACATAACAATTATTCTCCTAAAAACATAGAACAGCTAAAACAAAGTTTACCCTATGCAGTAGCTATTTCTTTAGTTTGTGGTGAAGTTACTGTTGATAAAATTGATGAGCTAATTAAATATGGTTTATTAGATGCACATTCTGAAGTAACTATTGTTAAACACATTAAAAGTTTAGCTAGTCGTGTTGTATTAGTTTTAGATGAAAAATTAAACAATTTATACCCTGATAAAAGGCCATCTAATATTGTTATTAAATTAGATAAATCCTTTAGAAATGGAATATTTCAGAATATAACTCTTATTCCTAAAGGAGATTATGAAAATCCTTTTGAGCTAAAAGAACTTCTTGAAAAATTCAGAGTATTAAATCCTGATTTTGATGTAAATAATTTAGTTATAATTGATAACCTTGAAAAAGAACAGTCTATGATAAAGGTTATAGAAACTCTAAATGGAGGATTATAA